The window TGTCGGCGCCCTCTGCAGCGCTGAGGAAGATCGACCACAGGCGGCGATTGAACAGCAATGCGTGATCGAGCGCCTTGTCGAGCCCATTCCAGTTCGCCTGGACCTCCTGCAGCTGCCGCGCGGCCTTCAACAGCGCCTGCGCTTCGATTTCACGTGGGGAGGCCGTCGTCGTTGATGTACGGGCGTAGGCCTGGGCTGCATTCGACATTAATGACCTCGATGGGATGCGGATTTCTCGGGCCGCGGAGACGCAATTCTAGCGCCCGATATTTATGCATCCGGCGCCTTTAAATATGGTTAGCAGGCGTTACGAAATGCGCCGTTCTGACGGCATGGAAAGATACCGTAATATCCCGGAGACAAAGAAGAACGGCGGGGTTTCCCCCGCCGCTCTTGAAGCACTCGTCGGCGTGCTTAGCGGAGCAGTTGCAGCACGCTCTGCTGCGACTGGTTGGCCAGAGCCAGGGCGGACACCGCGATCGACTGGCGGGTCGACAGCGCCTGGCTGTTGGCCGCTTCCTCGTTGGTGTCGGCCAGCGTCAGGTTGGACGAACCGGTCTGCAGCACGTTGATCAGGTTCTTCGAGAAGTCTTGACGGATCTGCACGATCGACAGGTTCGAACCCAGCGTCGAGGCTTCGCTGCGCAACGAGGAGCTCGCCGAGCCCAGCGCCGTCAGCACCTTGTTCGCCGAATTGTTGTCGAGGAAGTCGGTGCCCGCGGTCAGCGTGTTCAGGCCGAGGCCGGTGGCATTGAAGGTGACGCCGCTGATGGCGAGCGTGGACTTGCCGGTCTCGTTGAAGGTCAGCTTCAGGTTGTCGCCGTTCAACAGGTTGATACCGTTGAACGAGGCGTCCTGCGCCGTGGTCGTGATCTGCGCGATGGTGTTGTTGTACTGAGTCACCAAAGCGGCACGCGCCGACTGCGACGCCGGGTCGGCAACTGGCGCCGTGCCGGCTGCGCTGAACGTCGCAGTGCCGCCGCCGGTGTTGGTGAAGGTCACCGCACCGATCGTCGAGGACGCCGCGTCGTTGGTCGTGGTGATGATGAGCTTGTTGGAGCTGTCGAGGCTCGCCGTCAGGTTGCTGGCCGCCAGCGACGTATTCAGCTGCGCCAGCGAGCTGCTGGCCCCGAAGGTGAAGCTGAAGGCGGGCTGACCGGCCGAGGCCGCGATCGCCAGCACGTCGCCGCTCTTGATCGTGGTGCCATCGACGAGGTTGGCTGCCGTGCCGCCGAGCGCCGCGGTGGAGGTGACCTGCGACCTGCTGGTGTAGCCCGTCGGGCTCTGCAGCACCTGGTTGGCGATCGATTTCGCGGTATCGACCAGCTTCTGCAGCGAGGTGATGCCGGTGTTGGCAGCCTGCAGCACCTGCACACCGTTGCCGATGCCATCGAGCAGGTTGTTGATGTCGCTGGCGCGGTTGTCGAGCGACTGTGCAGTGAAGAAGTTGGTCGGGTTGTCGAGCGCCGTGTTGACCTTCTTGCCGGTGGCAAGACGGTTCTGCGTGGTGGAGAGCAGATCGGCGGTGGACTGGAGGGAGAGGAGGTTCTGACGAACGGAGGAGGAGAGAATGATACCGGACATTTTCATACCTTTCTGGTGTGAAACTGAGGAAAAAACCGCTCCAATCCTTTCTGACCGGGCGGATGACCGATCCTGCGGTCAAGCCGCCAAGGAAAAAGAAATCTCCAGCACGGCATTTGAGACAAATGCCGAAGAATAAAATTGTCGCCACTGGGCGAAGTTCGCCGTGAAAACTACTGAGACGATTGCCGATTTCGGCCGCGTGCCGCAACGCGCGCGGCCCCGCTGTTCACCAAGCGTTAACCATCATGGGAAAGGATCGCTGTCGCATCGGCCCCGGGCCGCAACGGCGGCTGCTAAGCAGTGCCGAACTCAACTTCGTTCCGCTGCAACGATATCGCGCGACTGCCCGGCAAAGGAGAACGGTCATGGCCCTGAAGGTCGAACTCAAACCGAACGAGCGCATCATCGTCGGCAATTGCGTGATCACCAACACCGAGCAGCGTGCCCGGCTTCTGATCGACGGCGACCGCATCCCGATCCTGCGCGAGAAGGACATCCTGACGCCGGAGACCGCGGACACGCCGGCGAAGCTGATCTATCTCGCGGTGCAGCTGATGTATCTGTCGCCGGACCCGATGGCGCACCACCCGACCTATTTCAGCCTGGTGCGCGACATCATCACCGCGATGCCAAGCGCCTGGCCGTTCATCGAGAGCGTCAACAACTTCATCCTCAACGGCGATCTCTATCACGCGTTGAAAGAATCCAAGAAGCTGATCGCGCACGAGGAGAAGCTGCTGGAAACCGCACGCGGTCAGCAAAACGGCAATCAGGACGATACCCGCAAGAGCGCGTAGAGCTTCCTGTTTTGACGCGTTTTCTTCACGCGAACCGGCATCCCTTCGCTTGAAAACGCTCTGGCCCTCGCCTGAACGAAAAAGGCCTCCGCGAGGGAGGCCTTTTTGCTTTCCAAACCTGCGCGGCAAGCGATCAGGCGATCGGCAGATATTTCAACAGCGTGG of the Bradyrhizobium quebecense genome contains:
- the flaF gene encoding flagellar biosynthesis regulator FlaF — encoded protein: MSNAAQAYARTSTTTASPREIEAQALLKAARQLQEVQANWNGLDKALDHALLFNRRLWSIFLSAAEGADNPQPLEVRQNIANISVFVMKQTIDIQMNPDPAKLKSLIDINCNIAAGLSGRG
- a CDS encoding flagellin; amino-acid sequence: MSGIILSSSVRQNLLSLQSTADLLSTTQNRLATGKKVNTALDNPTNFFTAQSLDNRASDINNLLDGIGNGVQVLQAANTGITSLQKLVDTAKSIANQVLQSPTGYTSRSQVTSTAALGGTAANLVDGTTIKSGDVLAIAASAGQPAFSFTFGASSSLAQLNTSLAASNLTASLDSSNKLIITTTNDAASSTIGAVTFTNTGGGTATFSAAGTAPVADPASQSARAALVTQYNNTIAQITTTAQDASFNGINLLNGDNLKLTFNETGKSTLAISGVTFNATGLGLNTLTAGTDFLDNNSANKVLTALGSASSSLRSEASTLGSNLSIVQIRQDFSKNLINVLQTGSSNLTLADTNEEAANSQALSTRQSIAVSALALANQSQQSVLQLLR
- the flbT gene encoding flagellar biosynthesis repressor FlbT; translation: MALKVELKPNERIIVGNCVITNTEQRARLLIDGDRIPILREKDILTPETADTPAKLIYLAVQLMYLSPDPMAHHPTYFSLVRDIITAMPSAWPFIESVNNFILNGDLYHALKESKKLIAHEEKLLETARGQQNGNQDDTRKSA